The following proteins come from a genomic window of Trifolium pratense cultivar HEN17-A07 linkage group LG4, ARS_RC_1.1, whole genome shotgun sequence:
- the LOC123921027 gene encoding dual specificity protein kinase YAK1 homolog isoform X3 codes for MDEVRVGVSSCSSEAEQTQSRDTVEETAASSSSGWHPRELAFVAFVPRDKEEQQEDERVNAAGKFLKYRAFVRRPLVGRLTKEIVETYRICNPQFKYSEDLNPKRFLTSPSTGVLNDGYDNANSDLILTVNLILIHVEKSRRYIVKDLLGHGTFGQVAKCWDSDTNSFVAVKIIKNQPAYYQQALVEVTILTTLNKKYDPEDKNHIVRIYDYFVYQRHLCICFELLDTNLYELIKMNHFRGLSIGIVQLFSKQILCGLALLKDAGIIHCDLKPENILLCTSSVKQAEIKIIDFGSACMENRTVYSYIQSRYYRSPEVLLGYQYTTAIDMWSFGCIVAELFLGLPLFPGASEFDLLRRMIEIIGGQPPDYVLRDAKNTSKFFKCIGSLQNIEISEGSKNGRVYQALTEEEYEARDLKKPSIGKEYFNNMNLEAIVTNYPYRKNLPKEDIAKEKQTRLALIDFLRGLVEFDPAKRWSPFQASKHPFITGEPFTHPYRPSPETPYIPVVQNIKVDNHPGGGHWFAAGLSPNVAGKNRASLYSSPHFQMAQHPPANSYGSVGSHGSYNDGAGLGSSYGSYGESSNMFAYYSPIAPSGMNMHNQGSMSMLGNSPDARRRIKYQPGNGLGVSPSGGNFAPLPLGASPSQFTPPSSYSQIPVGSPGHFGPTSPARGASHGSPLGKTAAASQFNRRKNWGHSGSPQTQETAFSSHWHGQYPDSTSQAEGTSQAPGSSPSYIQSNINPGNWKQRGSGGVSANQKIPSMVMPGSNMNSQSTELTHDNVETGFSLPDPGDWDPNYSDELLLQEGGSDESSLSTEFGRSMNLGSIEPWSGFGRYDHLSNSSSPITMHRLNGPGQTFSTVEMGSPPTHDFQAAYIHSMSKPFHLMPHISQNSPSRFGHQSVQRFTHGRPPQGSDWNQIKIQAPSGFSNVGPRSPRNASFTGNMPWGRRMNPPTSSIPPISNIPPTSRSRKDYARID; via the exons ATGGATGAGGTTAGAGTTGGTGTTAGTAGTTGTAGTAGTGAAGCAGAGCAGACTCAGTCAAGAGATACAGTTGAGGAGACGGCGGCTTCTTCGTCTTCTGGATGGCATCCTAGGGAGCTTGCTTTTGTTGCTTTTGTGCCGAGGGATAAAGAAGAACAACAAGAAGATGAACGTGTTAATGCTGCTGGGAAGTTCTTGAAATACCGTGCATTTGTTAGGAGACCt TTAGTGGGAAGATTGACAAAGGAAATAGTTGAAACATACCGAATATGCAATCCACAGTTTAAATATTCTGAAGATCTAAATCCAAAGAGATTTTTGACCAGCCCATCTACTGGAGTGCTTAATGATGGCTATGATAATGCAAACTCGGATCTTATTCTGACAGTGAATTTGATCTTGATCCATGTAGAGAAAAGTAGAAG ATATATTGTCAAAGATCTCCTTGGCCATGGGACATTTGGACAAGTGGCCAAATGCTGGGATTCAGATACCAACAGTTTTGTTGCTGTCAAGATCATTAAAAATCAACCTGCATACTATCAACAGGCTCTGGTTGAAGTAACTATTTTAACAACG TTAAATAAGAAGTACGATCCTGAGGATAAGAATCACATTGTTcgtatatatgattattttgtatatcaaAGACATTTGTGCATATGCTTTGAACTGCTGGACACAAATTT GTATGAGCTTATCAAAATGAATCATTTTAGGGGATTGTCAATTGGTATTGTTCAGCTGTTCTCTAAGCAG ATTTTATGTGGACTGGCTCTATTAAAAGATGCTGGCATTATTCATTGTGATCTGAAGCCAGAAAACATTCTTTTATGTACGAG CTCTGTGAAGCAGGCAGAAATAAAGATTATTGACTTTGGATCAGCATGCATGGAAAACCGCACTGTTTATTCCTATATTCAG AGTCGATACTATAGATCTCCTGAGGTTCTTCTTGGATATCA ATACACAACAGCTATTGATATGTGGTCCTTTGGGTGCATAGTGGCAGAATTGTTTCTTGGATTACCATTATTCCCTGGGGCTTCAGAGTTTGATCTTTTGAGAAGGATGATTGAAATAATTGG AGGACAACCACCTGATTATGTACTACGGGACGCCAAAAACACTAGTAAATTCTTTAAGTGTATTGGGAGTCTCCAAAACATAGAAATCAGTGAGGGTTCCAAAAATGGACGTGTTTATCAAGCATTGACAGAGGAAGAATATGAAGCT AGAGATTTGAAGAAGCCTTCAATTggaaaagaatattttaataatatgaaTCTTGAAGCAATAGTTACAAACTACCCCTACAGGAAAAACCTACCTAAGGAAGATATTGCCAAAG AAAAGCAAACAAGACTAGCTCTTATTGACTTTTTGAGAGGGCTCGTTGAATTTGACCCTGCAAAACGCTGGTCACCATTCCAG GCTTCAAAACACCCTTTTATAACCGGGGAACCTTTTACTCACCCTTACAGACCTTCCCCCGAGACCCCTTACATT CCAGTAGTTCAAAACATCAAGGTTGATAATCATCCAGGTGGAGGACACTGGTTTGCTGCTGGTCTATCACCGAAT GTTGCAGGCAAAAACAGAGCTTCCCTCTATAGCAGTCCGCATTTTCAGATGGCGCAACATCCACCTGCTAATAGTTATGGCAGTGTAGGAAGCCATGGGAGCTATAATGATGGTGCTGGGCTTGGAAGCAGCTATGGAAGTTATGGAGAGAGCAGTAACATGTTTGCTTACTATTCACCTATCGCTCCATCTGGTATGAACATGCACAATCAGGGTAGTATGTCAATGCTTGGCAATAGTCCTGATGCTCGGAGAAGAATTAAGTACCAACCTGGGAATGGACTGGGTGTAAGTCCATCTGGTGGAAATTTCGCTCCCTTGCCTCTTGGTGCCAGCCCATCTCAATTTACTCCACCAAGTTCCTATAGTCAGATTCCAGTTGGTTCCCCAGGTCATTTTGGACCTACATCTCCTGCAAGAGGAGCTTCTCATGGATCACCTTTAGGCAAGACTGCTGCAGCCAGCCAGtttaatagaagaaaaaattggggACATTCTGGAAGTCCTCAAACCCAAGAAACAGCATTTTCTTCACATTGGCATGGTCAATATCCTGATAGCACAAGCCAAGCAGAGGGAACATCACAAGCTCCTGGCAGTTCACCATCATATATACAATCAAATATTAATCCTGGGAACTGGAAGCAGCGCGGAAGTGGAGGGGTTTCTGCTAATCAGAAGATTCCATCCATGGTTATGCCTGGTTCTAATATGAACTCACAGTCGACGGAATTGACTCATGACAATGTGGAGACCGGTTTTTCATTGCCTGATCCTGGAGATTGGGATCCTAATTATAG TGATGAACTACTTCTGCAAGAGGGCGGTTCAGATGAAAGCTCTTTGTCAACTGAGTTTGGCAGAAGTATGAATCTTGGTTCCATAGAACCGTGGTCTGGATTTGGAAGGTACGACCATCTCTCCAACTCAAGCTCTCCAATAACCATGCATAG ATTAAATGGACCTGGTCAAACATTTTCTACTGTAGAGATGGGTAGCCCCCCAACACATGATTTCCAAGCAGCATATATACACTCTATGTCAAAGCCTTTTCATCTCATGCCTCATATTTCACAAAATTCTCCAAGCCGTTTTGGACACCAATCTGTTCAAAGATTTACACATGGTAGACCCCCTCAGGGTAGTGACTGGAATCAAATTAAGATTCAGGCTCCTTCTGGTTTCAGCAACGTGGGTCCGCGTTCTCCCAGGAATGCCTCATTCACTGGCAATATGCCATGGG GGCGACGAATGAATCCTCCTACTTCAAGCATTCCTCCTATCTCAAACATACCACCGACATCCCGTTCAAGAAAAGACTATGCAAGGATAGACTAG
- the LOC123921027 gene encoding dual specificity protein kinase YAK1 homolog isoform X1 produces the protein MDEVRVGVSSCSSEAEQTQSRDTVEETAASSSSGWHPRELAFVAFVPRDKEEQQEDERVNAAGKFLKYRAFVRRPLVGRLTKEIVETYRICNPQFKYSEDLNPKRFLTSPSTGVLNDGYDNANSDLILTVNLILIHVEKSRRYIVKDLLGHGTFGQVAKCWDSDTNSFVAVKIIKNQPAYYQQALVEVTILTTLNKKYDPEDKNHIVRIYDYFVYQRHLCICFELLDTNLYELIKMNHFRGLSIGIVQLFSKQILCGLALLKDAGIIHCDLKPENILLCTSSVKQAEIKIIDFGSACMENRTVYSYIQVYIHCRKKAFMINPVVILIIWYLNYMSYLFPLQSRYYRSPEVLLGYQYTTAIDMWSFGCIVAELFLGLPLFPGASEFDLLRRMIEIIGGQPPDYVLRDAKNTSKFFKCIGSLQNIEISEGSKNGRVYQALTEEEYEARDLKKPSIGKEYFNNMNLEAIVTNYPYRKNLPKEDIAKEKQTRLALIDFLRGLVEFDPAKRWSPFQASKHPFITGEPFTHPYRPSPETPYIPVVQNIKVDNHPGGGHWFAAGLSPNVAGKNRASLYSSPHFQMAQHPPANSYGSVGSHGSYNDGAGLGSSYGSYGESSNMFAYYSPIAPSGMNMHNQGSMSMLGNSPDARRRIKYQPGNGLGVSPSGGNFAPLPLGASPSQFTPPSSYSQIPVGSPGHFGPTSPARGASHGSPLGKTAAASQFNRRKNWGHSGSPQTQETAFSSHWHGQYPDSTSQAEGTSQAPGSSPSYIQSNINPGNWKQRGSGGVSANQKIPSMVMPGSNMNSQSTELTHDNVETGFSLPDPGDWDPNYSDELLLQEGGSDESSLSTEFGRSMNLGSIEPWSGFGRYDHLSNSSSPITMHRLNGPGQTFSTVEMGSPPTHDFQAAYIHSMSKPFHLMPHISQNSPSRFGHQSVQRFTHGRPPQGSDWNQIKIQAPSGFSNVGPRSPRNASFTGNMPWGRRMNPPTSSIPPISNIPPTSRSRKDYARID, from the exons ATGGATGAGGTTAGAGTTGGTGTTAGTAGTTGTAGTAGTGAAGCAGAGCAGACTCAGTCAAGAGATACAGTTGAGGAGACGGCGGCTTCTTCGTCTTCTGGATGGCATCCTAGGGAGCTTGCTTTTGTTGCTTTTGTGCCGAGGGATAAAGAAGAACAACAAGAAGATGAACGTGTTAATGCTGCTGGGAAGTTCTTGAAATACCGTGCATTTGTTAGGAGACCt TTAGTGGGAAGATTGACAAAGGAAATAGTTGAAACATACCGAATATGCAATCCACAGTTTAAATATTCTGAAGATCTAAATCCAAAGAGATTTTTGACCAGCCCATCTACTGGAGTGCTTAATGATGGCTATGATAATGCAAACTCGGATCTTATTCTGACAGTGAATTTGATCTTGATCCATGTAGAGAAAAGTAGAAG ATATATTGTCAAAGATCTCCTTGGCCATGGGACATTTGGACAAGTGGCCAAATGCTGGGATTCAGATACCAACAGTTTTGTTGCTGTCAAGATCATTAAAAATCAACCTGCATACTATCAACAGGCTCTGGTTGAAGTAACTATTTTAACAACG TTAAATAAGAAGTACGATCCTGAGGATAAGAATCACATTGTTcgtatatatgattattttgtatatcaaAGACATTTGTGCATATGCTTTGAACTGCTGGACACAAATTT GTATGAGCTTATCAAAATGAATCATTTTAGGGGATTGTCAATTGGTATTGTTCAGCTGTTCTCTAAGCAG ATTTTATGTGGACTGGCTCTATTAAAAGATGCTGGCATTATTCATTGTGATCTGAAGCCAGAAAACATTCTTTTATGTACGAG CTCTGTGAAGCAGGCAGAAATAAAGATTATTGACTTTGGATCAGCATGCATGGAAAACCGCACTGTTTATTCCTATATTCAGGTATATATTCACTGTCGAAAAAAGGCTTTTATGATAAATCCTgttgtaattttaattatctggTACTTAAATTACATGTCTTACCTGTTTCCATTGCAGAGTCGATACTATAGATCTCCTGAGGTTCTTCTTGGATATCA ATACACAACAGCTATTGATATGTGGTCCTTTGGGTGCATAGTGGCAGAATTGTTTCTTGGATTACCATTATTCCCTGGGGCTTCAGAGTTTGATCTTTTGAGAAGGATGATTGAAATAATTGG AGGACAACCACCTGATTATGTACTACGGGACGCCAAAAACACTAGTAAATTCTTTAAGTGTATTGGGAGTCTCCAAAACATAGAAATCAGTGAGGGTTCCAAAAATGGACGTGTTTATCAAGCATTGACAGAGGAAGAATATGAAGCT AGAGATTTGAAGAAGCCTTCAATTggaaaagaatattttaataatatgaaTCTTGAAGCAATAGTTACAAACTACCCCTACAGGAAAAACCTACCTAAGGAAGATATTGCCAAAG AAAAGCAAACAAGACTAGCTCTTATTGACTTTTTGAGAGGGCTCGTTGAATTTGACCCTGCAAAACGCTGGTCACCATTCCAG GCTTCAAAACACCCTTTTATAACCGGGGAACCTTTTACTCACCCTTACAGACCTTCCCCCGAGACCCCTTACATT CCAGTAGTTCAAAACATCAAGGTTGATAATCATCCAGGTGGAGGACACTGGTTTGCTGCTGGTCTATCACCGAAT GTTGCAGGCAAAAACAGAGCTTCCCTCTATAGCAGTCCGCATTTTCAGATGGCGCAACATCCACCTGCTAATAGTTATGGCAGTGTAGGAAGCCATGGGAGCTATAATGATGGTGCTGGGCTTGGAAGCAGCTATGGAAGTTATGGAGAGAGCAGTAACATGTTTGCTTACTATTCACCTATCGCTCCATCTGGTATGAACATGCACAATCAGGGTAGTATGTCAATGCTTGGCAATAGTCCTGATGCTCGGAGAAGAATTAAGTACCAACCTGGGAATGGACTGGGTGTAAGTCCATCTGGTGGAAATTTCGCTCCCTTGCCTCTTGGTGCCAGCCCATCTCAATTTACTCCACCAAGTTCCTATAGTCAGATTCCAGTTGGTTCCCCAGGTCATTTTGGACCTACATCTCCTGCAAGAGGAGCTTCTCATGGATCACCTTTAGGCAAGACTGCTGCAGCCAGCCAGtttaatagaagaaaaaattggggACATTCTGGAAGTCCTCAAACCCAAGAAACAGCATTTTCTTCACATTGGCATGGTCAATATCCTGATAGCACAAGCCAAGCAGAGGGAACATCACAAGCTCCTGGCAGTTCACCATCATATATACAATCAAATATTAATCCTGGGAACTGGAAGCAGCGCGGAAGTGGAGGGGTTTCTGCTAATCAGAAGATTCCATCCATGGTTATGCCTGGTTCTAATATGAACTCACAGTCGACGGAATTGACTCATGACAATGTGGAGACCGGTTTTTCATTGCCTGATCCTGGAGATTGGGATCCTAATTATAG TGATGAACTACTTCTGCAAGAGGGCGGTTCAGATGAAAGCTCTTTGTCAACTGAGTTTGGCAGAAGTATGAATCTTGGTTCCATAGAACCGTGGTCTGGATTTGGAAGGTACGACCATCTCTCCAACTCAAGCTCTCCAATAACCATGCATAG ATTAAATGGACCTGGTCAAACATTTTCTACTGTAGAGATGGGTAGCCCCCCAACACATGATTTCCAAGCAGCATATATACACTCTATGTCAAAGCCTTTTCATCTCATGCCTCATATTTCACAAAATTCTCCAAGCCGTTTTGGACACCAATCTGTTCAAAGATTTACACATGGTAGACCCCCTCAGGGTAGTGACTGGAATCAAATTAAGATTCAGGCTCCTTCTGGTTTCAGCAACGTGGGTCCGCGTTCTCCCAGGAATGCCTCATTCACTGGCAATATGCCATGGG GGCGACGAATGAATCCTCCTACTTCAAGCATTCCTCCTATCTCAAACATACCACCGACATCCCGTTCAAGAAAAGACTATGCAAGGATAGACTAG
- the LOC123921027 gene encoding dual specificity protein kinase YAK1 homolog isoform X4, with translation MDEVRVGVSSCSSEAEQTQSRDTVEETAASSSSGWHPRELAFVAFVPRDKEEQQEDERVNAAGKFLKYRAFVRRPLVGRLTKEIVETYRICNPQFKYSEDLNPKRFLTSPSTGVLNDGYDNANSDLILTVNLILIHVEKSRRYIVKDLLGHGTFGQVAKCWDSDTNSFVAVKIIKNQPAYYQQALVEVTILTTLNKKYDPEDKNHIVRIYDYFVYQRHLCICFELLDTNLYELIKMNHFRGLSIGIVQLFSKQILCGLALLKDAGIIHCDLKPENILLCTSSVKQAEIKIIDFGSACMENRTVYSYIQSRYYRSPEVLLGYQYTTAIDMWSFGCIVAELFLGLPLFPGASEFDLLRRMIEIIGGQPPDYVLRDAKNTSKFFKCIGSLQNIEISEGSKNGRVYQALTEEEYEARDLKKPSIGKEYFNNMNLEAIVTNYPYRKNLPKEDIAKEKQTRLALIDFLRGLVEFDPAKRWSPFQASKHPFITGEPFTHPYRPSPETPYIPVVQNIKVDNHPGGGHWFAAGLSPNVAGKNRASLYSSPHFQMAQHPPANSYGSVGSHGSYNDGAGLGSSYGSYGESSNMFAYYSPIAPSGMNMHNQGSMSMLGNSPDARRRIKYQPGNGLGVSPSGGNFAPLPLGASPSQFTPPSSYSQIPVGSPGHFGPTSPARGASHGSPLGKTAAASQFNRRKNWGHSGSPQTQETAFSSHWHGQYPDSTSQAEGTSQAPGSSPSYIQSNINPGNWKQRGSGGVSANQKIPSMVMPGSNMNSQSTELTHDNVETGFSLPDPGDWDPNYSDELLLQEGGSDESSLSTEFGRSMNLGSIEPWSGFGRLNGPGQTFSTVEMGSPPTHDFQAAYIHSMSKPFHLMPHISQNSPSRFGHQSVQRFTHGRPPQGSDWNQIKIQAPSGFSNVGPRSPRNASFTGNMPWGRRMNPPTSSIPPISNIPPTSRSRKDYARID, from the exons ATGGATGAGGTTAGAGTTGGTGTTAGTAGTTGTAGTAGTGAAGCAGAGCAGACTCAGTCAAGAGATACAGTTGAGGAGACGGCGGCTTCTTCGTCTTCTGGATGGCATCCTAGGGAGCTTGCTTTTGTTGCTTTTGTGCCGAGGGATAAAGAAGAACAACAAGAAGATGAACGTGTTAATGCTGCTGGGAAGTTCTTGAAATACCGTGCATTTGTTAGGAGACCt TTAGTGGGAAGATTGACAAAGGAAATAGTTGAAACATACCGAATATGCAATCCACAGTTTAAATATTCTGAAGATCTAAATCCAAAGAGATTTTTGACCAGCCCATCTACTGGAGTGCTTAATGATGGCTATGATAATGCAAACTCGGATCTTATTCTGACAGTGAATTTGATCTTGATCCATGTAGAGAAAAGTAGAAG ATATATTGTCAAAGATCTCCTTGGCCATGGGACATTTGGACAAGTGGCCAAATGCTGGGATTCAGATACCAACAGTTTTGTTGCTGTCAAGATCATTAAAAATCAACCTGCATACTATCAACAGGCTCTGGTTGAAGTAACTATTTTAACAACG TTAAATAAGAAGTACGATCCTGAGGATAAGAATCACATTGTTcgtatatatgattattttgtatatcaaAGACATTTGTGCATATGCTTTGAACTGCTGGACACAAATTT GTATGAGCTTATCAAAATGAATCATTTTAGGGGATTGTCAATTGGTATTGTTCAGCTGTTCTCTAAGCAG ATTTTATGTGGACTGGCTCTATTAAAAGATGCTGGCATTATTCATTGTGATCTGAAGCCAGAAAACATTCTTTTATGTACGAG CTCTGTGAAGCAGGCAGAAATAAAGATTATTGACTTTGGATCAGCATGCATGGAAAACCGCACTGTTTATTCCTATATTCAG AGTCGATACTATAGATCTCCTGAGGTTCTTCTTGGATATCA ATACACAACAGCTATTGATATGTGGTCCTTTGGGTGCATAGTGGCAGAATTGTTTCTTGGATTACCATTATTCCCTGGGGCTTCAGAGTTTGATCTTTTGAGAAGGATGATTGAAATAATTGG AGGACAACCACCTGATTATGTACTACGGGACGCCAAAAACACTAGTAAATTCTTTAAGTGTATTGGGAGTCTCCAAAACATAGAAATCAGTGAGGGTTCCAAAAATGGACGTGTTTATCAAGCATTGACAGAGGAAGAATATGAAGCT AGAGATTTGAAGAAGCCTTCAATTggaaaagaatattttaataatatgaaTCTTGAAGCAATAGTTACAAACTACCCCTACAGGAAAAACCTACCTAAGGAAGATATTGCCAAAG AAAAGCAAACAAGACTAGCTCTTATTGACTTTTTGAGAGGGCTCGTTGAATTTGACCCTGCAAAACGCTGGTCACCATTCCAG GCTTCAAAACACCCTTTTATAACCGGGGAACCTTTTACTCACCCTTACAGACCTTCCCCCGAGACCCCTTACATT CCAGTAGTTCAAAACATCAAGGTTGATAATCATCCAGGTGGAGGACACTGGTTTGCTGCTGGTCTATCACCGAAT GTTGCAGGCAAAAACAGAGCTTCCCTCTATAGCAGTCCGCATTTTCAGATGGCGCAACATCCACCTGCTAATAGTTATGGCAGTGTAGGAAGCCATGGGAGCTATAATGATGGTGCTGGGCTTGGAAGCAGCTATGGAAGTTATGGAGAGAGCAGTAACATGTTTGCTTACTATTCACCTATCGCTCCATCTGGTATGAACATGCACAATCAGGGTAGTATGTCAATGCTTGGCAATAGTCCTGATGCTCGGAGAAGAATTAAGTACCAACCTGGGAATGGACTGGGTGTAAGTCCATCTGGTGGAAATTTCGCTCCCTTGCCTCTTGGTGCCAGCCCATCTCAATTTACTCCACCAAGTTCCTATAGTCAGATTCCAGTTGGTTCCCCAGGTCATTTTGGACCTACATCTCCTGCAAGAGGAGCTTCTCATGGATCACCTTTAGGCAAGACTGCTGCAGCCAGCCAGtttaatagaagaaaaaattggggACATTCTGGAAGTCCTCAAACCCAAGAAACAGCATTTTCTTCACATTGGCATGGTCAATATCCTGATAGCACAAGCCAAGCAGAGGGAACATCACAAGCTCCTGGCAGTTCACCATCATATATACAATCAAATATTAATCCTGGGAACTGGAAGCAGCGCGGAAGTGGAGGGGTTTCTGCTAATCAGAAGATTCCATCCATGGTTATGCCTGGTTCTAATATGAACTCACAGTCGACGGAATTGACTCATGACAATGTGGAGACCGGTTTTTCATTGCCTGATCCTGGAGATTGGGATCCTAATTATAG TGATGAACTACTTCTGCAAGAGGGCGGTTCAGATGAAAGCTCTTTGTCAACTGAGTTTGGCAGAAGTATGAATCTTGGTTCCATAGAACCGTGGTCTGGATTTGGAAG ATTAAATGGACCTGGTCAAACATTTTCTACTGTAGAGATGGGTAGCCCCCCAACACATGATTTCCAAGCAGCATATATACACTCTATGTCAAAGCCTTTTCATCTCATGCCTCATATTTCACAAAATTCTCCAAGCCGTTTTGGACACCAATCTGTTCAAAGATTTACACATGGTAGACCCCCTCAGGGTAGTGACTGGAATCAAATTAAGATTCAGGCTCCTTCTGGTTTCAGCAACGTGGGTCCGCGTTCTCCCAGGAATGCCTCATTCACTGGCAATATGCCATGGG GGCGACGAATGAATCCTCCTACTTCAAGCATTCCTCCTATCTCAAACATACCACCGACATCCCGTTCAAGAAAAGACTATGCAAGGATAGACTAG